The Athene noctua chromosome 15, bAthNoc1.hap1.1, whole genome shotgun sequence genome contains a region encoding:
- the NSMCE1 gene encoding non-structural maintenance of chromosomes element 1 homolog — MAAQMTDAHRRFLQVLMSHGIMEGSEARKLHKCCCEIHKVYYAHDKLDHFITTINSHLQPLFMQIRKGMSEGDGRAHYALVNLAETEITKLASDYAENELELFRKTMDLIMLSENGFASSTDILNLADQLKTKKMKKKEAEQMLKVFVENKWLSERNGEYTLHTRCIMEMEQYILTNYPDTARKCNICHTLAVQSQVCESCGTGMHLPCVRKYFKAQTEPRCPQCNTTWTCDIPGACLRDSQSPSGTWRAEKSFTLSTR; from the exons ATGGCAGCTCAGATGACAGATGCTCATCGACGGTTCTTGCAGGTCCTGATGTCTCATGGGATAATGGAAGGATCAGAGGCCAGGAAGCTTCACAAGTGCTGCTGTGAAATACATAAAG tctaCTACGCACATGATAAACTGGATCATTTCATCACCACTATTAACAGCCATCTCCAGCCGTTGTTTATGCAGATCCGGAAAGGCATGTCGGAGGGGGACGGCAGAGCACACTACGCCCTG gtGAATTTGGCAGAAACTGAAATAACTAAACTGGCATCTGACTATGCAGAAAATGAATTAGAATTGTTCAGAAAAACA ATGGACCTAATCATGTTATCAGAAAATGGCTTTGCCTCTTCTACAGATATTTTAAACTTGGCTGACCAACTTaagacaaagaaaatgaagaaaaaggaagcagaacaAATGCTGAAAGTTTTTGTGGAGAATAAGTGGCTTTCTGAg AGAAATGGAGAATATACTCTGCATACTCGCTGCATAATGGAGATGGAACAGTACATTCTCACCAACTATCCAGACACGGCGAGGAAGTGCAACATCTGTCACACCCTGGCTGTGCAG AGCCAAGTATGTGAATCCTGTGGAACTGGAATGCATTTACCTTGTGTCAGAAAGTACTTTAAAGCTCAGACTGAGCCACGCTGTCCACAGTGTAACACCACCTGGACCTGTGACATTCCAG gtGCATGTCTGAGAGACTCCCAGTCACCATCCGGAACGTGGAGAGCAGAGAAGAGCTTCACTCTCAGCACTCGCTGA